The Cloacibacillus sp. nucleotide sequence TGAGGGCGAAGTAATAATGACGGGTTCGATATGCCTCATGCATCCCATCGCCCCCGGTGAGAATTACCACGCGGTGTTCAGCGACAATATCGGAGATCTTATGGTCTCGTTCGTATCCTGACGCGGCCAAACCTCCGCGCTCGTTCAAAAAATAATTTGAAAGGCGGGAGGGATCTCTTTGACTTAGCTTCCTTTGCCGGCGTTTGATACAAGGCAATATCGGTAATCCTTTTAGAGGCGGCAGTTCTAATCCGCAGGTTGGTTAGTTTACATCAATAAATGAGGAGTGGTTCAAATGAGTACAAGCAGTAAAAAATTATTCGCGGCGACTCTGGTGATAGCGTCCATAGCATGCGTCGGTATTTTTGGCGTGTGCAGGCCGGCATTCTGCGCGGCAAAGCCGGTAACTTTAAGCTTCGCCCATGTTATGTCCGAAAATTCGATCGCGCAGGACATCGCCCGCGACGTGAAGAATTATGTTGAAAAAAAATCAAACGGCGAGATAAAGATCGACATCTACCCCTCTTCGTCCCTGGGGGGCGAAACAGACTATGTGGAAGGGCTGCAGGCCGGCACGATAGACATGGCGCTGATCACCATCTCCGTCTTCCAGAACTGGTGCAGCGAAACGGGGTTGTTTGACATTCCTTTTATCATAGAAAACTTTGACGCCGCCTCCGCCATTTGGAACAGCGATATCTGCGACCCCATGAAGAAGCAGATCCGCGCTCTGGGCATGGAGCCCTACGGTGCCGCCGCGCTCGGCGCGAGAATGCTGACGAACAACGTCCGCCCCGTTAAGGTGCCTGCTGACGTCAAAGGGCTGACCATCCGCACGATGGTGGCGAACCTTCCGGTCGAGACCTGGGAGCTGCTGGGAGCGAACGTCATCTCCATGAACGTCGGCGAGGTATTCAGCGCCCTGCAGACCGGCGTCATCGACGGACAGGAGAACCCGATCACCGCGATCAAATCAAACAGCTTCTACGAAGTGCAGAAGTACATGTCTCTGACCGGACACACCTTCAGCCTCTACATTCTGCCCGTGAGCAACGCGGTAGCCTCGAAGCTTACGCCCAAGCAGCTGGCGATCCTCAAAGAGGGCATCGAGAAAGCGGCCCGCGCCAGTGGAAAGCATTTGGACGACAGAACGGCGGAGGACCTGAAGTTCCTGGAAAAGGCCGGCGTGAAGGTAAATAAAATAAACTTGCAGGCCTTCCGCGACGCGGTCAAACCCCTTTATAAGAAATACAGCAAAGTCTATGGCAACAAAATAGATCGGATACTCAAAAAAGAGTATTAAGCAACGAACTGAGGCCTGGCAGATATCGGGGAAGACCTTCCCCGATTATCTGCCGGGCCTGATAAATAGAAGGGGATCGTACAATTGAAGAACTATGTGCTGTTTATAGATAAAATCAACCGTATAATCAAATATTTGTTATTG carries:
- a CDS encoding TRAP transporter substrate-binding protein, yielding MSTSSKKLFAATLVIASIACVGIFGVCRPAFCAAKPVTLSFAHVMSENSIAQDIARDVKNYVEKKSNGEIKIDIYPSSSLGGETDYVEGLQAGTIDMALITISVFQNWCSETGLFDIPFIIENFDAASAIWNSDICDPMKKQIRALGMEPYGAAALGARMLTNNVRPVKVPADVKGLTIRTMVANLPVETWELLGANVISMNVGEVFSALQTGVIDGQENPITAIKSNSFYEVQKYMSLTGHTFSLYILPVSNAVASKLTPKQLAILKEGIEKAARASGKHLDDRTAEDLKFLEKAGVKVNKINLQAFRDAVKPLYKKYSKVYGNKIDRILKKEY